Proteins encoded within one genomic window of uncultured Draconibacterium sp.:
- a CDS encoding histidine kinase, producing MNKLLYNNSVLYRGTRHILFFVITVVLFTGILFVQSENDNLPHIFGITLGNAFFFFGYAYITIFLLVPELLLKAKPFWFIVVFLLIGIGLSALKLLFSDYIFYASIAPENISGNGAFNLRLIVMNTKDMTFIVALFCIAKYVKDYILTEDLRKKLEQQHRKAQTTLLQSQFDPHFMFNTINNLYALSLLNPGKTNEVISRMKIVLTYIINESLKEFVTLEDEVELVENYLQLEKLRYGKRLKVSYKTEGDLTAAKIPPMILFLLVENSFKHGSSLDAGAPWITILVQATAEEIIIETENSKPEGLQKKRKEIERGSGYSGLKRRLNIIYDGQGYSLKVKDMGDKFKVRLELKNTHEDRHITYR from the coding sequence ATGAACAAATTGTTGTACAATAACAGTGTGCTTTACCGGGGAACAAGGCATATTTTATTCTTTGTAATTACCGTGGTATTGTTTACAGGTATTTTATTTGTTCAAAGCGAAAACGATAACCTGCCTCACATTTTCGGAATAACACTGGGCAATGCCTTTTTCTTTTTTGGCTACGCCTACATCACCATTTTTCTTTTGGTTCCCGAACTGTTGTTAAAAGCCAAACCGTTTTGGTTTATCGTTGTCTTTTTGCTGATAGGAATTGGCTTGTCGGCATTAAAATTATTGTTCTCCGATTATATTTTTTATGCTTCAATTGCCCCCGAGAATATATCCGGAAACGGAGCTTTTAATCTTCGTTTGATTGTGATGAATACAAAAGACATGACCTTTATTGTGGCCTTGTTTTGTATTGCCAAATATGTTAAAGATTACATCCTCACTGAAGACCTGCGGAAAAAACTGGAGCAACAACACCGGAAAGCGCAAACAACTCTTTTGCAATCGCAGTTCGATCCGCATTTCATGTTTAACACCATTAATAATCTTTATGCGCTGTCGTTGCTTAATCCTGGCAAAACAAACGAAGTGATTAGCCGCATGAAAATTGTGCTCACCTATATTATTAACGAAAGCCTGAAAGAATTTGTAACGCTAGAAGATGAGGTAGAATTGGTTGAAAATTATCTGCAACTGGAAAAGTTGCGTTACGGGAAACGACTAAAGGTGAGTTACAAAACCGAGGGCGATTTAACTGCGGCAAAAATTCCACCAATGATATTATTCCTGCTGGTTGAGAACAGCTTTAAACATGGCAGTAGTTTAGATGCCGGCGCACCGTGGATTACTATTTTGGTACAGGCTACAGCTGAAGAAATAATTATTGAAACAGAAAACAGCAAACCCGAAGGATTGCAGAAAAAGCGCAAGGAAATTGAACGGGGAAGTGGTTACAGCGGATTAAAAAGGCGTTTAAATATTATTTACGACGGACAGGGATACAGTCTGAAAGTGAAAGATATGGGCGACAAGTTTAAAGTGCGCCTCGAGTTAAAAAATACGCATGAAGACAGGCATATTACATATCGTTAA
- a CDS encoding histidine kinase has product MKTGILHIVKRSYILHVIFWLAWVISFSFIQTLNEGIGSLHVWLMYYLVTLPVFVTHTYLIAYWLLPKTFFNGRYLVFAAGIFVLLIVFSVVELLVSNYLVFYLFDKSRMFDSGFLNLKNIVISGVGNHYIILVFLAIKAGSSWYRAEYQKEELLRSKLETELEIYRYQLQPRIVLELMEELEVLSLKNAETAPEMIINISNFLNRFLYEGKEELIPLELEVKLLEEFMTIHNQALGDRLTSNFIVSGNLKSYVVPPLLLLPFINSAIKVAYECNETYESTVIIKAERKYLLFSFTFWSENSFKIANNEDNKITYQRLLFNYPDKHRLVENIDDNFREFSIEIYA; this is encoded by the coding sequence ATGAAGACAGGCATATTACATATCGTTAAACGGAGTTATATTTTGCATGTCATCTTTTGGCTGGCATGGGTAATATCATTCTCCTTTATTCAAACTTTGAACGAAGGAATCGGTTCGTTACATGTTTGGCTGATGTATTACCTGGTTACTTTACCTGTTTTTGTAACGCACACTTATTTAATTGCTTACTGGCTTTTGCCCAAAACATTCTTTAACGGGCGTTATTTGGTGTTTGCTGCAGGTATTTTCGTTCTTCTCATCGTATTTTCGGTAGTTGAATTATTGGTAAGCAACTACCTGGTTTTTTATCTTTTTGACAAAAGCAGAATGTTTGATTCCGGGTTTCTGAATCTTAAAAATATCGTGATCAGCGGCGTTGGTAATCATTATATCATTTTGGTATTTCTGGCTATAAAGGCGGGTAGTTCGTGGTATCGTGCCGAATACCAGAAAGAAGAGTTACTGCGTTCGAAACTCGAAACCGAGCTGGAGATTTACCGGTATCAGTTGCAACCCCGTATTGTTCTGGAATTGATGGAGGAGTTGGAAGTTCTGTCGTTAAAAAATGCAGAAACGGCACCGGAGATGATCATTAATATTTCGAATTTCCTCAACCGTTTTCTTTACGAAGGAAAAGAAGAATTGATTCCGCTGGAACTGGAAGTGAAGTTGCTGGAGGAGTTTATGACCATTCATAACCAGGCTTTGGGCGATCGGCTAACAAGTAATTTTATTGTTAGTGGCAACCTGAAATCTTATGTTGTTCCGCCACTTTTATTGCTTCCGTTTATAAATTCTGCAATAAAAGTTGCCTACGAGTGTAACGAAACCTATGAAAGTACAGTCATTATAAAAGCGGAGCGGAAGTATTTGCTGTTTTCGTTTACATTTTGGAGCGAAAACAGTTTTAAGATAGCTAACAATGAAGACAATAAAATTACCTACCAGCGTTTACTCTTTAATTATCCTGACAAACACCGGTTAGTGGAGAACATTGATGACAATTTTAGAGAATTTAGTATAGAAATTTACGCGTAA
- a CDS encoding response regulator transcription factor gives MKTKCLIIDDEPLARDLMRSHIEKLDNFEICAECGDAMKALQELHNHKIDLMFMDIQMPQITGIEFLRTLKNPPKVIITTAYREYALEGFELDVVDFLLKPITFERFLKSVNKYYQSVQDDVPELQPIASTNGKTDEAFIYVKENKKVLKVHLNEILYVEGLSEYVQIYTTEKKIITKTSMTHMSEKLPDSGFMRIHKSFIVSLSKIEAFTSTSIEVPGKELPIGRSYKNAVLEVLQLQG, from the coding sequence ATGAAAACTAAGTGCCTCATTATAGATGATGAGCCTCTCGCACGTGACTTGATGCGCTCGCACATTGAAAAACTAGATAATTTTGAAATTTGTGCTGAATGTGGCGATGCCATGAAAGCCTTGCAGGAACTTCACAATCACAAGATCGATCTGATGTTTATGGACATTCAGATGCCCCAGATAACAGGAATCGAATTTCTGAGAACATTAAAAAATCCGCCTAAAGTTATTATTACCACTGCCTATCGCGAATATGCCCTCGAAGGTTTTGAGTTGGATGTGGTCGATTTTCTGCTGAAGCCAATTACTTTTGAACGCTTCCTGAAGTCCGTGAATAAATATTATCAGTCGGTTCAGGACGATGTTCCGGAGTTGCAACCCATCGCTTCAACCAATGGTAAAACCGATGAGGCCTTTATCTATGTGAAGGAAAATAAAAAGGTTTTAAAGGTGCATTTAAATGAAATCCTGTACGTTGAGGGCTTGAGCGAATACGTGCAGATTTATACTACTGAGAAAAAAATCATCACAAAAACCAGTATGACTCACATGTCTGAAAAACTGCCCGACAGCGGTTTTATGCGCATTCATAAATCGTTTATTGTGTCGCTGTCGAAAATTGAAGCATTTACCTCGACCAGTATTGAAGTGCCGGGAAAAGAATTACCGATCGGGCGGAGTTATAAAAATGCGGTGCTTGAGGTTTTGCAACTTCAGGGGTAA
- a CDS encoding aminotransferase class IV, producing MALFPLHKYFVFNDRLLPVSTFVPAENEGGIYEVLRVVNGIPLFLDEHLQRMQSSAELAGKEICYSCAQLEAFLNQLIVRNEVDEGNILISCKTNLKAFFIAHNYPSDEQYKLGIRCGLLHAERMNPNAKVFQTEVRKQANRLMEMKGFYEVLLVDHEERITEGSRSNVFFIKGDEIITPPGKQVLLGITRQKTLVCASRLNLKVTEEEIRLDGLTGLDVAFITGTSPKILPVKELDGHAFDADNKVLRSLMNEYEKIIQEDIKKRLSGKA from the coding sequence ATGGCACTTTTTCCACTCCACAAATATTTTGTTTTTAACGATCGGCTTTTGCCGGTATCCACTTTTGTGCCTGCCGAAAATGAAGGCGGGATCTACGAAGTTTTGCGTGTTGTAAACGGAATTCCACTGTTTTTAGATGAGCATCTGCAACGAATGCAATCATCAGCCGAACTGGCCGGAAAAGAGATTTGCTACAGTTGTGCGCAGTTGGAAGCGTTTTTAAATCAGCTGATCGTAAGAAACGAGGTGGATGAGGGGAACATTCTTATTTCGTGCAAAACCAACCTGAAAGCTTTTTTTATCGCGCACAATTATCCTTCGGATGAGCAGTACAAATTGGGAATTCGCTGCGGACTGTTGCATGCCGAACGTATGAATCCGAACGCCAAAGTTTTTCAAACCGAAGTGCGCAAACAAGCTAATCGACTGATGGAAATGAAAGGTTTTTACGAAGTGCTTTTGGTTGATCATGAAGAGCGAATTACTGAAGGAAGCCGAAGCAATGTGTTTTTTATAAAAGGAGATGAAATAATTACACCTCCGGGCAAACAGGTTTTGTTGGGAATTACCCGTCAGAAAACGCTTGTTTGTGCCAGCCGTCTTAATCTAAAAGTTACAGAAGAGGAAATCCGATTGGATGGACTGACTGGTTTAGATGTTGCATTTATAACCGGGACTTCACCCAAAATACTTCCGGTAAAAGAATTGGACGGGCATGCTTTTGATGCAGACAATAAAGTGTTACGAAGTTTGATGAATGAATACGAAAAAATCATTCAGGAAGACATAAAAAAAAGGTTGTCAGGGAAAGCCTGA
- a CDS encoding iron-containing alcohol dehydrogenase, whose amino-acid sequence MYNFEFRNPVKILFGKESISKLSGEIPDDANILMIYGGGSIKRTGVYDQVMAALKDCTVAEFSGIEANPHYETCMKAVDVVKEKNINFLLAVGGGSVLDATKFIATAALYENGDPWDILAAGVPVEKALPLGAVLTLPATGSEMNGNSVITRAETQEKKAFGSPLVMPLFSVLDPECVFTLPDRQVANGVVDAFVHVMEQYLTFKVNSPLQDRLAESILTTLVEEGPKVLADRKNYDAAANFMWCATMALNGMIAVGVPQDWSTHVIGHELTAFHGIDHGRTLAIVLPGVMNIKRDNKKDKILQYGERIWGITAGTEDKRIDAIIARTVEFFESLGVPCRLPDYDVPETSIAKIVERFKQSEAKIGEKQDMDYVEIEKILRDRL is encoded by the coding sequence ATGTACAATTTTGAATTCAGAAATCCGGTAAAAATTCTTTTTGGAAAAGAATCAATTTCGAAACTTTCCGGTGAAATTCCGGATGATGCGAACATTTTAATGATTTACGGTGGAGGAAGCATAAAACGCACTGGTGTTTACGACCAGGTAATGGCGGCGTTAAAAGATTGTACCGTTGCAGAGTTTAGCGGAATTGAGGCGAACCCTCATTACGAAACCTGTATGAAAGCCGTGGATGTTGTAAAAGAAAAAAATATCAATTTTCTGCTGGCTGTAGGTGGAGGTTCAGTGCTCGATGCCACTAAATTTATTGCCACTGCAGCCTTGTACGAAAACGGGGATCCGTGGGATATTTTGGCCGCAGGAGTACCCGTTGAAAAAGCTTTGCCGCTGGGTGCTGTTTTAACCTTGCCGGCTACAGGATCGGAGATGAACGGTAATTCTGTAATTACACGTGCCGAAACGCAAGAGAAAAAAGCATTTGGCTCGCCGCTGGTAATGCCACTGTTTTCGGTGCTCGATCCGGAGTGTGTATTTACCTTACCCGACCGTCAGGTGGCCAATGGTGTTGTTGATGCTTTTGTACACGTAATGGAGCAATACCTGACTTTCAAAGTGAATTCGCCTCTACAAGACAGGCTGGCAGAAAGTATTCTGACCACGCTTGTTGAGGAAGGTCCGAAGGTTTTGGCCGATCGTAAAAACTACGACGCTGCTGCGAACTTTATGTGGTGTGCAACTATGGCATTGAACGGAATGATTGCAGTTGGTGTTCCGCAAGACTGGTCGACACACGTTATTGGGCACGAATTGACTGCCTTCCACGGAATAGACCACGGGCGCACACTCGCCATTGTTCTGCCGGGCGTAATGAATATTAAGCGCGACAACAAAAAGGACAAGATCTTACAATATGGTGAACGCATTTGGGGCATAACAGCCGGTACCGAGGATAAACGAATCGACGCAATTATTGCACGAACTGTTGAGTTCTTCGAGTCGCTAGGCGTTCCATGCCGCTTGCCGGATTATGATGTTCCGGAAACCAGTATTGCTAAAATTGTAGAGCGCTTTAAACAAAGCGAAGCCAAAATTGGCGAGAAGCAGGATATGGATTATGTTGAGATTGAAAAGATTTTAAGAGATAGATTGTAA
- a CDS encoding head GIN domain-containing protein: MKTALLFTLSILFAINLSAQNDDDWDSRRYDIDKFSAIYLEGSYKVFLSQGNESALTVKTPDGDVFEELDVDNWSDELRVVVDRDFINYERIHLYVTFKNLDEIKVQGGLNLSTDGYLDLNDLYVQVEGGAKIDLEVKAEDIEIVGEGGVLVQLKGVAEKLDVKLSGAGHVDAEDLRVNDARFKIEGVGTGSVHAVETLYAKIEGVGKVRYSGNPKVTRNIEGLGSVKRD, translated from the coding sequence ATGAAAACAGCACTTCTATTTACCTTATCAATTTTATTTGCAATTAACCTGTCGGCACAAAACGATGACGATTGGGATTCACGCCGGTACGATATCGACAAATTTTCTGCCATTTACCTTGAAGGAAGTTACAAAGTGTTTTTATCGCAGGGAAACGAGAGTGCTTTAACGGTAAAAACTCCCGATGGTGACGTTTTTGAAGAACTGGATGTTGACAACTGGAGCGACGAATTGCGTGTGGTTGTAGATCGCGATTTTATTAATTACGAGCGCATTCATTTGTATGTGACTTTTAAAAACCTGGATGAAATTAAAGTGCAGGGAGGTTTAAATTTAAGCACCGATGGTTACCTCGATTTGAATGATTTATACGTGCAAGTTGAAGGAGGAGCTAAGATTGATTTGGAGGTAAAAGCTGAAGATATTGAGATTGTTGGCGAAGGTGGTGTGCTGGTTCAATTGAAAGGGGTGGCTGAGAAACTGGATGTGAAACTCTCTGGTGCCGGCCATGTTGATGCAGAAGATCTTCGTGTGAACGATGCCCGATTTAAAATAGAAGGAGTTGGAACCGGATCGGTACATGCCGTTGAAACATTGTATGCTAAAATAGAAGGTGTTGGCAAAGTTCGCTACAGCGGAAATCCAAAAGTTACCCGCAATATTGAAGGATTAGGAAGTGTAAAAAGAGATTAA